Proteins co-encoded in one Medicago truncatula cultivar Jemalong A17 chromosome 8, MtrunA17r5.0-ANR, whole genome shotgun sequence genomic window:
- the LOC11438003 gene encoding subtilisin-like serine-protease S, translated as MSSSSRYPMNSVLFSLLFLFVLVAKVSFCFSTKVYVVYMGSKSLEYPDDILKENHQILASVHSGSIEEAQASHIYSYRHGFRGFAAKLTDEQASKISKMEGVVSVFPNSKRKLHTTHSWDFMGLLDDQTMETLGYSVKNQENIIIGFIDTGIWPESPSFSDTDMPAVPQGWKGHCQSGEAFNASTCNRKVIGARYYKSGYEAEEESNAKISFRSARDSTGHGSHTASIAAGRYVQNMNYKGLASGGARGGAPMARIAVYKTCWDSGCYDVDLLAAFDDAIRDGVHILSLSLGAQSPQGDYFNDAISIGSFHAANRGVLVVSSAGNEGNLGSATNLAPWMLTVAAGSTDRDFTSDIILGNGAKITGESLSLFEMNASTRIISASEAFAGYFTPYQSSYCLESSLNKTKTKGKVLVCRHVERSTESKVAKSKIVKEAGGVGMILIDETDQDVAIPFVIPSAIVGKKKGQKILSYLKTTRKPMSKILRAKTVIGAQSAPRVAAFSSRGPNALNPEILKPDITAPGLNILAAWSPVAGNMFNILSGTSMACPHVTGIATLVKAVHPSWSPSAIKSAIMTTATILDKRHKPISVDPEQKRANAFDYGSGFLNPARVLDPGLIYDSEPTDFITFLCSLGYDQRSLHLVTRDNSTCKSKITTASNLNYPSISVPNLKDNFSVTRVVTNVGKATIIYNSIVSAPPGVNVTVVPNRLAFTRIGQKIKFSVNFKVTSSSKGYKFGFLSWTNRRLQVTSPLVVKVG; from the exons ATGTCTTCTTCTTCTCGTTATCCTATGAACAGTGTCTTGTTTTCTCTGCTGTTTCTTTTTGTGCTTGTTGCAAAAGTTAGCTTTTGCTTTTCTACCAAG GTTTATGTAGTTTACATGGGAAGCAAAAGTTTGGAATACCCAGATgatattttgaaggaaaatcatCAAATACTTGCTTCTGTTCATAGTGGAAG CATTGAAGAAGCACAAGCTTCTCATATTTATAGCTATAGACATGGATTCAGAGGCTTTGCAGCTAAGCTCACTGATGAACAAGCTTCCAAAATTTCTA AAATGGAAGGAGTGGTTTCTGTTTTTCCAAATTCTAAAAGAAAGCTGCATACAACTCATTCATGGGATTTCATGGGACTTTTAGATGATCAAACCATGGAAACTCTTGGCTACTCAGttaaaaatcaagaaaatatcATCATTGGTTTCATTGATACTG GAATTTGGCCAGAATCTCCAAGTTTCAGTGACACCGACATGCCTGCAGTGCCACAAGGGTGGAAAGGTCATTGTCAATCAGGAGAAGCATTCAATGCCTCAACTTGCAACAG GAAAGTGATAGGAGCAAGATACTATAAGAGTGGATATGAAGCAGAGGAAGAGTCAAATGCAAAAATCTCATTCAGATCAGCTAGGGACAGCACAGGTCATGGTAGCCATACAGCTTCAATAGCTGCAGGGAGATATGtacaaaacatgaattataaAGGACTAGCAAGTGGAGGTGCAAGGGGAGGTGCACCTATGGCTAGAATTGCTGTGTACAAAACATGTTGGGATTCAGGTTGCTATGATGTGGACTTGCTAGCTGCATTTGATGATGCTATAAGAGATGGTGTTCACATTTTGTCTCTATCTCTTGGTGCTCAATCACCACAAGGAGATTATTTCAATGATGCTATATCTATAGGGTCATTTCATGCTGCAAACCGTGGAGTGCTTGTTGTTTCATCTGCTGGAAATGAAGGAAATCTTGGTTCTGCTACCAACCTTGCACCTTGGATGCTTACTGTTGCTGCTGGCTCAACTGATAGGGATTTCACTTCTGATATCATATTAGGAAATGGTGCTAAAATCACG GGTGAAAGTCTAAGTCTCTTTGAAATGAATGCCTCCACAAGGATAATTTCAGCTTCTGAAGCATTTGCAGGATATTTCACTCCTTACCAATCCAG TTACTGTCTAGAGAGTTCTTTGAATAAAACAAAGACCAAAGGGAAGGTTCTTGTTTGTAGACATGTAGAGCGTTCAACAGAATCAAAAGTGGCAAAGAGCAAAATAGTGAAAGAAGCTGGTGGAGTTGGCATGATACTTATTGATGAGACAGATCAAGATGTTGCTATCCCATTTGTGATCCCTTCAGCTATTgttggaaagaaaaaaggacAAAAGATTCTATCCTATCTCAAGACTACACG TAAACCTATGTCAAAGATATTAAGAGCAAAGACAGTAATAGGAGCTCAATCTGCGCCGCGTGTAGCGGCATTTTCTTCTAGAGGTCCTAATGCATTAAACCCTGAAATTTTGAAG CCTGATATCACAGCTCCAGGACTAAATATTCTTGCAGCATGGTCTCCAGTTGCTGGAAACATGTTCAACATTCTGTCAGGAACTTCCATGGCTTGTCCTCATGTAACTGGAATTGCAACCTTAGTCAAAGCTGTTCATCCTTCATGGTCTCCATCTGCTATCAAGTCGGCCATCATGACAACTG CTACAATCCTAGATAAGCGCCACAAACCGATCAGTGTAGATCCGGAACAAAAAAGGGCTAATGCATTTGATTATGGATCAGGGTTTTTGAACCCTGCAAGAGTTCTTGATCCTGGTCTAATCTATGATTCTGAGCCAACAGATTTCATTACATTCCTATGTTCACTTGGTTATGATCAAAGATCACTCCATCTTGTTACAAGAGACAACAGCACTTGTAAAAGCAAAATCACCACTGCATCAAACCTCAACTATCCATCTATTTCAGTTCCTAATCTCAAAGACAACTTTTCAGTTACAAGGGTTGTGACTAATGTTGGAAAAGCAACAATTATATATAATTCTATAGTTTCTGCTCCGCCTGGTGTTAATGTCACCGTTGTGCCGAACCGGTTAGCGTTCACAAGAATTGGTCAGAAAATCAAGTTCAGTGTGAATTTCAAAGTAACTTCTTCTTCAAAAGGATACAAATTTGGATTCTTGTCATGGACAAATAGAAGGTTACAAGTTACTAGTCCTTTGGTTGTAAAGGTTGGTTAG
- the LOC11418555 gene encoding kinesin-like protein KIN-14E, protein MIIDRPPSMAQNPMTSRSSFSSNNGNENTNVNNHAAANNADGYDSDSSNLATPTPSTLSMTVPAELAGAIPLIDRFQVDGFLKLMHKQIQSAGKRGFFSKRSSDPQAREKFTFEDMLSFQKDPIPTALLKINGDLVSRATKLFQIILKYIGVDSSDCTTPLSLDERVELVGKLYKQSLKRAELRDELFVQISKQTRNNPDRQYLIKSWELMYVCASSMSPSKDIAIYLSEYVHNIANDVATDSEIQALALNTFNALKRSVKAGPRHIIPGREEIEALLTGRKLTTIVFFLDETFEEITYDMSTTVADAVEELAGLIKLSTYSSFSLFECRKVVTSSKSPDPVNEEYIGLDDNKYIGDLLTEFRAAKDRSKGEILHCKLIFKKKLFRESDEAVTDPMFVQLSYVQMQHDYILGNYPVGKDDAAQLSALQILAEIGFVSTPESCTNWNSLLERFLPRQISMTRAKREWEFDILSRYRSLEHQTKDDARQQFLRILRALPYGNSVFFNVRKIDDPIGLLPGRIIIGINKRGIHFFRPVPKEYLHSAELRDIMQFGSSNSAVFFKMRVAGVLHIFQFETKQGEEICVALQTHINDVMLRRYSKARSSSGGSSLNGDASINSKPPNLESYEKRIQDLSKLVEESQRSADQLHKDLHEKQEKEVKMQEQLEGLKESLKANKQNLQAVTSDCERLRSLCNKKDQALQAIESTSKKDLVETNNQVLQKLKYELKYCKGELDSAEETIKTLRSEKAILEQKLSVLEKRNSEESSSLLRKLEQERKAVKSEVYDLERKIEGYRQELMAAKSIISVKDSELSALQNNFKELEELREMKEDIDRKNEQTASILKMQRAQLAEMEGLYKEEQVLRKRYFNVIEDMKGKIRVYCRLRPISEKEVSEKEREAVTAVDEFTVEFLWKDDNPKQYIYDRVFGGDATQETVFEDTRYLVQSAVDGYNVCIFAYGQTGSGKTFTIYGSEDNPGLTPRAIAELFRILRRDSNKYSFSLKAYMVELYQDTLIDLLLPKNAKHSRLDIKKDSTGMVVVENVTVMSISTIEELNYIIQKGSERRHISGTQMNEESSRSHLILSIVVESTNLQSQSVARGKLSFVDLAGSERVKKSGSMGSQLKEAQSINKSLSALGDVISALSSGGQHTPYRNHKLTMLMSDSLGGNAKTLMFVNVSPIESSLDETHNSLMYASRVRSIVNDPSKNVSSKEIARLKKLVTYWKQQAGRAIEHEDLEEIQDERPNKERPDSHGSSSSR, encoded by the exons ATGATCATTGATAGGCCACCATCCATGGCTCAAAATCCTATGACAAGCAGATCTTCTTTTAGCTCTAACAATGGCAATGAGAATACCAATGTGAACAACCATGCTGCTGCTAACAATGCTGATGGCTATGATAGTGATAGCTCAAATTTGGCAACACC CACACCGTCTACTCTGTCTATGACTGTTCCAGCAGAACTCGCTGGAGCTATACCCTTAATCGACAGATTTCAG GTGGATGGATTTTTAAAGCTGATGCATAAACAAATTCAATCTGCTGGGAAACGTGgatttttttctaaaagatCTTCAGATCCCCAAGCTCGTGAAAAATTTACATTTGAGGACATGCTGTCTTTTCAAAag GATCCAATACCAACAGCGCTGCTTAAAATTAATGGTGATTTAGTAAGTCGAGCGACAAAGTTATTCCagataattttgaaatatattggAGTTGATTCGTCTGATTGCACAACTCCATTAAGCTTGGATGAACGAGTTGAGCTTGTCGGCAAACTATACAAGCAAAGTTTGAAACGCGCAGAACTCCGAGACGAGCTTTTTGTTCAGATatcaaaacaaacaagaaaTAACCCTGATAG GCAATACTTGATCAAATCATGGGAGCTTATGTATGTATGTGCATCCTCTATGTCTCCAAGTAAAGACATTGCCATTTATCTGTCAGAATACGTTCATAACATAGCAAATGATGTAGCTACTGATTCTGAGATCCAAGCCCTTGCGTTAAATACGTTTAATGCTTTGAAGCGTTCTGTTAAGGCTGGTCCTAGACATATAATACCTGGGCGAGAAGAGATTGAAGCTTTGTTGACTGGGAGGAAGCTTACAACTATAGTGTTCTTCTTAGATGaaacttttgaagaaattacaTATGACATGTCAACAACAGTTGCTGATGCTGTCGAG GAACTTGCGGGGCTCATTAAACTGTCAACATACTCTAGCTTTAGTCTGTTTGAATGTCGTAAAGTTGTTACAAGTTCCAAATCACCTGATCCTGTGAACG AGGAGTACATTGGATTAGATGATAACAAATATATTGGGGATCTCTTGACGGAATTTAGAGCAGCAAAAGATCGAAGTAAAGGAGAAATCTTGCACTGTAAACTGATATTCAAGAAAAAGTTATTTCGAGAGTCAGATGAAGCCGTGACAGATCCGATGTTTGTGCAGTTGTCCTATGTACAA ATGCAACATGATTATATTTTGGGTAATTATCCTGTTGGAAAAGATGATGCTGCTCAGCTTTCTGCATTACAAATCTTGGCTGAGATTGGATTTGTTAGCACACCTGAATCATGCAC CAACTGGAATTCACTTCTGGAGCGATTCCTTCCCAGACAAATTTCAATGACACGAGCAAAACGTGAATGGGAGTTTGATATTCTCTCTAGATATCGTTCATTG GAGCATCAGACAAAAGATGATGCAAGACAACAATTTCTGCGTATATTGAGAGCACTCCCTTATGGGAATTCAGTTTTCTTCAACGTTCGCAAGATTGATGATCCTATTGGACTATTGCCTGGACGAATAATAATTGGAATCAATAAAAGAGGG ATTCATTTTTTTCGTCCAGTTCCTAAGGAATATTTGCACTCGGCTGAGTTGAGAGACATAATGCAATTTGGAAGCAGCAATTCAGCAGTCTTTTTCAAAATGCGAGTAGCAGGTGTTCTTCACATATTCCAGTTTGAAACCAAGCAG GGTGAAGAAATTTGTGTAGCTCTTCAGACACATATAAATGATGTAATGCTGCGCCGCTATTCGAAAGCACGATCTTCTAGTGGCGGTAGTTCTTTGAATGGAGATGCTTCTATCAATTCAAAGCCTCCTAATTTAGAATCATATGAGAAGCGCATTCAAGATTTATCAAAACTTGTTGAAGAATCTCAAAGAAGTGCTGATCAA TTGCATAAAGATTTGCATGAGAAGCAAGAAAAGGAAGTAAAAATGCAAGAACAATTGGAGGGTTTGAAGGAATCATTAAAAGCTAATAAGCAAAATCTTCAAGCAGTTACAAGTGACTGTGAAAGACTTAGGTCACTATGCAATAAAAAAGATCAGGCGCTACAG GCTATAGAGAGCACTTCCAAAAAGGATCTCGTTGAAACAAACAACCAA GTGCTACAAAAGCTTAAATATGAGCTAAAATATTGTAAAGGTGAGCTGGATTCGGCTGAAGAAACTATCAAAACCTTGAGAAGTGAAAAGGCGATTTTGGAACAGAAGCTATCTGTGCTTGAGAAGAGGAATTCTGAAGAG AGTAGTTCTCTACTACGGAAGCTTGAGCAAGAACGCAAAGCTGTGAAGTCTGAAGTGTATGACCTGGAAAGAAAGATAGAAGGGTATAGACAAGAATTAATGGCTGCTAAGTCTATTATTTCAGTCAAGGACTCTGAATTGTCTGCATTGCAAAATAATTTCAAGGAACTGGAAGAACTGCGAGAAATGAAAGAG GACATTGATAGAAAGAATGAACAGACAGCTTCCATATTGAAGATGCAAAGAGCTCAACTAGCCGAAATGGAAGGTCTTTATAAAGAAGAACAAGTTTTAAGAAAACGATATTTTAATGTAATAGAAG ACATGAAAGGCAAGATCAGGGTTTATTGTCGGCTAAGACCTATCAGTGAAAAAGAGGTTtctgagaaagaaagagaagctGTTACTGCGGTAGATGAATTTACTGTTGAGTTTCTCTGGAAAGATGATAATCCAAAACAGTATATATATGATCGTGTTTTTGGTGGTGATGCCACTCAAGAAACTGTATTTGAGGATACAAGG TATTTGGTGCAATCTGCTGTTGATGGTTATAATGTGTGCATATTTGCTTACGGTCAAACTGGCTCTGGAAAGACATTCACAATCTATGGATCAGAAGACAACCCCGGTCTTACACCTCGTGCAATTGCTGaactttttagaattttaagGAGAGATAGTAACAAGTATTCCTTTTCCTTGAAG GCATACATGGTGGAATTATATCAAGATACCCTAATAGATCTTCTGTTACCTAAGAATGCAAAGCATTCTCGATTGGATATCAAGAAGGATTCAACG GGAATGGTCGTTGTGGAAAATGTGACAGTGATGTCAATTTCCACAATTGAAGAATTGAATTATATAATACAAAAGGGTTCTGAGCGACGACATATATCTGGGACACAAATGAATGAAGAAAGTTCGAGGTCTCATCTCATTCTTTCAATAGTAGTTGAAAGTACCAACCTTCAAAGTCAGTCAGTTGCAAGGGGAAAG CTGAGTTTTGTTGATCTTGCTGGTTCAGAAAGAGTGAAAAAGTCCGGTTCTATGGGTAGTCAACTCAAAGAAGCACAAAGTATCAACAAATCCTTATCAGCACTTGGAGATGTTATAAGTGCTTTATCTTCTGGTGGCCAACACACACCTTACAGGAATCACAAGTTAACTATGTTGATGAGTGATTCACTTGGTGGTAATGCCAAAACTCTCATGTTTGTCAATGTCTCTCCAATAGAATCAAGCTTGGATGAGACTCATAACTCTCTCAT GTACGCATCACGAGTAAGATCGATTGTGAATGACCCCAGCAAAAATGTTAGTTCAAAAGAAATTGCGCGATTAAAGAAGTTGGTTACATATTGGAAACAACAAGCTGGAAGAGCAATTGAGCATGAAGATTTAGAAGAAATTCAAGATGAACGACCAAACAAGGAGAGACCAGATAGTCATGGTAGCTCTAGCTCTAGGTAA
- the LOC11445322 gene encoding uncharacterized protein gives MTNTDENKELINQPLSILQRLDRLELLLLFLEKKQCHTIRDSSDVAIYKCLEQEQQCKSLSYVFEEVHHKGTLLERVALLENRVIQLSIDLDMGNTSRSSSSTSTIAAKLGKGSGSLDANENMDMVTKLEEKHDPLITQDSIIVEACSLNSPSCRAHRIKAMSRMGYNRKWLKWLKFGC, from the exons atgacaaacacAGATGAAAACAAAGAGCTTATTAATCAGCCCTTGTCGATTCTCCAACGATTGGATCGTCTTGAGCTTCtg CTTCTCTTTCTTGAAAAGAAGCAATGTCACACAATACGAGATTCTTCTGATGTTGCCATTTACAAATGTTTGGAACAAGAACAACAATGCAAGAGTTTGTCCTATGTTTTTGAAGAAGTTCACCACAAAGGCACGTTGCTGGAGCGAGTAGCGTTGCTAGAAAATCGAGTAATTCAG CTGAGTATTGACTTGGACATGGGAAACACATCAAGGTCAAGTTCTTCCACATCTACAATAGCTGCAAAGCTAGGAAAAGGATCAGGATCATTGGATGCAAATGAGAATATGGATATGGTCACTAAACTTGAAGAGAAGCATGATCCTCTCATAACACAA GATAGCATTATTGTGGAGGCTTGTTCATTAAACTCACCATCTTGCAGGGCACATAGAATCAAAGCAATGTCTAGAATGGGTTACAATAGGAAATGGCTCAAGTGGTTGAAATTTGGATGTTGA